From Phalacrocorax aristotelis unplaced genomic scaffold, bGulAri2.1 scaffold_45, whole genome shotgun sequence, a single genomic window includes:
- the LOC142050898 gene encoding E3 ubiquitin-protein ligase RBBP6-like: MDDSSASASLSQLIQTASLAEASASEEDKIKAMMIQSCCAYEPINYMKNSLGLPPPSYTCFRCGKPGHYIKNCPTNGDKTFEPVPRIRRSTGIPRSFMVEVKDPNTKGAMLTSTGKYAIPIINAEAYARGKKEKPPFLPEEPASSSPSDEPIPDELLCPLCKDIMTDAAVIPCCGNSYCDECIRTALLDSEDHTCPTCHQTDVSPDALAANKILRQAVNNFENGTGYPRQQQPQQPPPPPPPPPLLTVVPPAALVTAANLSKPSSQPISGLLEEKVIQSKSPCSASSYCRSSYTSTKSRSSSSPTHSYSRSFSRSQSRSSPRSPPHPRRGKGKSRNYRSRSRSRGSHHSRLRSPPHRRYHSRSRSPVFRGQSPTKRTLPQGEGERECFNRSREVPPYDRKAYEGRSRDFRDPFEKERYRERRGNSRHRSEKFYKGYAVGCQPPPPQNREDFSPGRFGPPGTRRENSPCAQGRRQDYPGGQRHRNHNTAGNCPEKPCGGESRGIKDPETSEKKEAEKPLGDKKGNKDKKHRNEGFPNAELLEGARKPREAAAAEGVTAESVFMLPSRDDATPVRNEPMETESSAFRLGSEKEEEEKDKPKAKTDKAKRKVEVALPPKTDNTVKPAEGSNEKVDTGRDKSPRLEPPAKKAKED, translated from the exons ATGGATGACTCCTCTGCATCTGCTTCTCTGTCCCAGCTTATTCAG ACTGCCAGTCTGGCTGAAGCCAGCGCTTCCgaagaagataaaataaaagcGATGATGATACAGTCTTGCTGTGCATATGAGCCAATCAA TTACATGAAGAACAGCCTGGGTCTGCCTCCGCCATCATATACTTGCTTTCGTTGTGGAAAACCTGGCCACTATATAAAGAACTGCCCAACAAACGGG GACAAGACTTTTGAGCCTGTTCCCAGAATTAGGAGGAGCACAGGCATTCCAAGGAGTTTCATGGTGGAGGTGAAAGATCCCAACACAAAGGGTGCTATGCTGACCAGCACGGGAAAATACGCCATACCAATTATTAATGC GGAAGCTTATGccagaggaaagaaggaaaagcctccctttttACCGGAAGAGCcggcctcctcctccccctccgaTGAGCCTATTCCAGATGAGCTCTTGTGTCCCCTTTGTAAAGATATAATGACCGACGCAGCTGTTATTCCCTGCTGTGGAAACAGTTATTGTGACGAAT GTATTAGAACAGCGTTACTGGATTCTGAGGATCATACCTGCCCAACGTGTCATCAGACCGATGTTTCTCCTGATGCTTTAGCTGCCAACAAGATCCTACGCCAG GCTGTGAACAACTTCGAAAATGGAACTGGCTACCCtcggcagcagcagccgcagcagccgccaccgccaccacctccaccaccacTTCTGACTGTCGTGCCTCCCGCCGCGCTGGTGACGGCCGCTAACCTTTCTAAACCTTCCTCTCAGCCAATCAGCGGGTTGTTGGAGGAGAAG GTCATCCA gtccaAGTCTCCCTGCAGCGCTTCATCTTACTGTAGAAGTTCGTATACCTCCACCAAGTCAAGATCCAGTTCTTCCCCCACTCACTCCTACTCTCGATCATTCAGTCGTTCCCAGTCTCGTTCCTCCCCGCGATCGCCGCCACATCCAAGAAGAGGCAAAGGGAAGAGTCGTAACTATCGCTCCAGGTCAAGGTCACGCGGCTCTCACCATTCAAGGCTAAGGTCACCCCCGCACAGAAGATACCACTCACGGTCAAGGTCTCCGGTATTTAGGGGCCAGTCTCCAACTAAACGGACTCTACCtcaaggggaaggagaaagggagtgTTTTAACAGGTCCAGAGAGGTTCCACCATATGATAGGAAAGCTTACGAGGGCAGATCCCGTGACTTTAGGGAtccatttgaaaaggaaagatacAGAGAACGGCGAGGGAACTCTAGACACCGGAGTGAGAAGTTTTACAAGGGCTATGCTGTTGGCTGTCAACCTCCACCTCCACAAAACAGAGAGGACTTTTCTCCAGGTAGGTTTGGTCCACCTGGCACCAGACGAGAGAATTCGCCATGTGCTCAGGGACGTAGGCAGGATTATCCTGGTGGGCAGAGGCACAGAAACCATAATACAGCTGGAAATTGCCCTGAAAAACCATGTGGAGGAGAGAGCCGTGGCATCAAAGATCCTgaaacatcagaaaagaaagaggcgGAAAAACCACTGGGAGACAAGAAAGGcaataaagataaaaagcaCCGGAATGAAGGATTTCCAAATGCTGAGTTGTTGGAAGGTGCGAGAAAACCaagagaggcagctgcagcagaaggtgTTACAGCGGAGTCTGTCTTCATGCTCCCAAGCAGAGACGATGCCACCCCTGTGAGAAATGAGCCTATGGAAACAGAGTCTAGTGCTTTCAGACTGGGGtctgaaaaggaggaagaagagaaggataAGCCAAAAGCAAAGACTGACAAGGCCAAGCGGAAAGTAGAAGTGGCTCTTCCTCCTAAGACGGACAATACAGTAAAACCAGCTGAAGGTTCCAACGAGAAGGTGGACACGGGTCGTGACAAATCTCCTCGACTGGAACCTCCTGCGAAAAAGGCAAAGGAGGACTAG